CCCCAATCTTCATTTTTTGTCCCAAAGTGCCGATTACCGACATCTGAATCTGTTGGTTAAAATTGAAGTTGCCGTTTTGTTGCTGACGGATGGGGATGGCAGGATTATCTATCCTTCTGAATATGGCGCCAAGGTCAAGATTGACAAATCCTGTAGGGATAATGTTGATTTCATTTCCCCCAAATATCCTGTCGAAGCTCGGACTGGTTGTAATCGGTGGTATCAGATTCCTTCCACCAACAGGGCTGTCTCCATCCAAACCTTTTGATCGGCTTCTCCAATATTCTTGCCTTACCCGATATTCCTGAATCTTTGAAAATTCATCAAAATCATAGACCTGTCCTGAATTAACCTCATTGGAATCCAACTGTTCCCTTACCCTATATCGGACAACAGAATCCATCTCCACCTGAATATTTGATTCCGTGGGATTAAATTGATAAAATGGGGAGTACTTGGGCAAAAATTGATTTTGCTGCGGAAAAAGAGGATTCGTATTGAGATTTTGCCATAGCAAAAAAGAAGGGAGCATTCTCCTTTTGTTAAGAGAATCCAATCTTACATTGAGGCTATCAGATTTTCTATCTTCCTGACTAATTGAATCTGGCAAAAAGGTAAAAAATGACAACGTCAATAGAAGACCTATTGATAGCAGGTTAAATCGAGCGCCTTTTTTTGAAAAAAATTGCGGATACAAAGACAGTTAGGTTTGTAATGATTATGGGTTTTTTAAAGATGCTTTAATTAATTCTTCCAAAGAAATTTCCGAAGCAGATTTTTTTAAAACTGCGGCAATATTTTTTTCAGCAGCAAGTTTGGGGAATCCTAAAGTCAATAATGCTTGTAACGCTTCTTCTTTGATTTTATTGCTGGTTTTCCCAAAAGCGGATGACTGAATTGGAGAACTTCCTGATGCTTCTTTTGTGATTTTGTCCTTTAATTCCAAAATTATTCTTTGGGCAGTTTTAATTCCTACTCCTTTCACATTTTGAATAGTCCGGACATCTTCTTGGATGATAGCGTGTTCCAATTCATCAGAACTCAAAGATGAAAGAATCATCAAAGCTGTATTCGGACCTACTCCGGAAATTGAAATAAGATTCAAAAAAAGTTTTTTTTCTGATTCTTCTTTAAAACCATAAAGGGTGTGTGCATCTTCTTTGATATGTTGAAAGGTGAGGAGCATAATCTGCTCCTCATCTTTGATCTGTGTATAAGTCTGTAGGGAAATTTTCACTTGGTATCCCACTCCCGAAATGTCAATGATGACAAAAGTAGGATCTTTGTATGCCAACTTACCTTTTAAATATGCAATCATTTTAATTCCTGGGTTTGGGCATCAACTACAGCCACGGCAACCATATTGATTATTTCTCGAATAGAACTACCAAGTTGTAATATATGTACTGGTTTATTCATTCCCAAAAGTATTGGTCCAATTGCTTCAGCATTGCCAAGTTCTGATAGCAGTTTGTAGGCAATATTTCCCGAACTCAAATCCGGAAAAATCAAGGTGTTGGCTTTTTTTCCGATTAAATCACTGAAAGGGTAATTCCCGATTTGAATTTCTTCATTTAGGGCAACATTAGCCTGCATTTCTCCTTCAATCACCAATTCCGGAAATTTAGCCTTGGCCATCAAGGTGGCTTTGGCAGTTTTTGATGCTACATCACCTTTTGCAGAACCAAAATTAGAGTATGATAGTACGGCAATTCTGGGTTCTATGTCAAAAAATTTAACTCCGTTTGCAGTGAGTCCAATTATTTCAACAAGCTGGTCAGCAGTCGGGTTAACATTGACTGTGGTATCCGAAAAGAAGAAAGGGCCTTTCGATGTATTCATGATATACATGCCGGCAACCCGGTCAGTTCCTTCTTTTACTCCGATGACCTGCAAAGCGGGAAGAATTGTTTTGGGGTAATCTTTGGTCAGACCGGATATAAGGGCATCTGCTTCTCCCAACTCCACCATCATAGCTCCATAGTAATTTCGGTCTTTCATCAAGCGATGACACTCTTGAGGAGTAAGACCTTTCCTTTTTCTTTTTTCAAAAAGAATATCGCCAAAATGTTTTAATTTTTCTTCATCCAAGTAAGGGTCAACTATTGGTACTCCAGTCATATCTAAATTATTTTCCTGGATCAGGAAATCAATTTTCTCTTTATTTCCCAAGAGGATTGGAATCGCTACTTTTTCGTCTTTTAATACTTGTACAGCTTTTAGAATTTTAATATTGTCGGCTTCAGCAAAGACCACACGCTTAGGATTTTTCTTGGCCCTTGTAACCACCCTTAGCATTAGCCTTTGATCAATTCCAATTCTTTCCTGAAGTTCTAATTCGTAAGCTTCCCAATCCAAAATCATTGTCTTTGCTACACCCGAGTCCATAGCTGCTTTGGCCACAGCAGGTGCTATCGTTGTGATCAATCTTGGATCTAGTGGCTTGGGAATGAGGTAAAATTTCCCAAAGGTGATTTTATTATCTCCATAAGCTTTATTGACAATTTCCGGTATGGGCTCCTTTGCCATAGCTGCTATAGCTTTTGCAGCAGCGAGTTTCATTTCTTCATTTATGGAGGTGGCTCTTACATCCAGTGCACCTCTAAAAATGTAAGGAAAACCCAGAACATTGTTTACCTGATTGGGATAATCTGATCTTCCCGTGGCCATGATCAAGTCATCCCTTGTTTCCATAGCCAAATCGTAGGCTATTTCAGGGTCAGGATTGGCCAAGGCGAAAACAATTGGATTTGGGGCCATTAAATTTAACTGATCAGGAGTTAAAATATTTCCCTTGGATAGTCCCAGGAAAACGTCGGCTCCTGTCATTGCTTCAGTAAGTGTTTTTACATTCCGTTCAGTGGTGAATTCTTTTTTGATGTCATCCAAGTCATCTCGGTCACTTCTGATAGCACCTTTGCTATCGCACATTACAATATTTTCCTTTTTTACCCCCAGGCTCATGTAAAATCTGGTACAAGAGACGGCGGAAGCTCCGGCTCCGTTTACTACGAGTTTGATTTCATCAATTTTCTTACCGGATACTTCCAAGGCATTCAAAAGGGCCGCTCCTGAAATGATCGCTGTACCATGTTGATCATCGTGCATCACAGGGATATTCATTTCTTTCTTAAGTGTTTGTTCTATTTCAAAACACTCAGGAGATTTTATATCCTCTAAATTTACTCCCCCAAAAGTGGGTTCTAAAGATTTGATTATTTGGATCAGTTTCTTAGGGTCGGTTTCATCAATTTCGATATCAAATACATCTATCCCAGCAAATTTTTTAAACAAAACACCTTTTCCTTCCATCACAGGCTTTGATGCTTCTGGCCCAATATTCCCCAATCCCAATACGGCTGTTCCATTAGAAATTACCGCCACCAGATTACCTTTTGCGGTGTATTTATAAACTTTTTCTTTGTCATCAGCAATTTCCAAACAAGGTTCAGCCACGCCTGGAGAATAAGCCAATGCAAGATCCAATTGGCTGGATAAAGGTTTTGTAGGAATAACTTCAATCTTCCCGGGCTTTCCTTGGGAATGGTAATTTAAAGCGTCTTGTTTTCTGATTTTAATAGCCATAAATGGGTTACTGTTAATTTTTTAGCCTCGTTTGTTTTCTTCGGTCAATAGTTCAGTTGATAAAAGAACTGTCTCAATTTCGCGTATAGCTTCTCTATGGGCCTCATTTGGATAATATACAAATCCCTCCATATAGTAAAGTTTCCCTTTTTCTTCATCAATGATGACATAAGCCAAAAAGGAACCTCCCATGCTCAGGTTATTTGTTTTCCACCCGCCCCTTATCTCTACTGCATAATTATTTTTGATTCTAAAATTGCGGAATACCGGAGAAGGATCAACCCGTTCAATAGTGAGGAATGAGTTTTTGTTTTGAGGGTCACCATAGATGTGCATTTTGGTAATTTTATTTCTCAGTTCTAATATTGATTCCGGAAAAACCTGCTCTTCGGAATTATAGTCCGTGGAATAGAAAAACATGCTGATATCCGCTCGGTCTGTTCTGGGAGTAGGCTGTCTAAGCCATAAAAAATCATTTTCGGATTTGACGATTTGGTACGAGGCAGGAACATTGACACTGAGTCCCAACTGTTCACCTGCGATTTTAGCACCGGAGCTTTTTCTGCTCAACAATATTTTTTCCATTCTGGCTCTTTCTCGGACCTGAAAAAGATTCTGGAGCTTGCCTTTATTTTGCCTGATATTTTTTATCAATTCTTCTTCATTGTTTCCAAAAAGGTATACTACTTCCTGTCCCTGGGCAAATTCATCTGCCGTTCTCAGAAAATAGAGATCGGGATCTGCAGCAGCTTTCTCTTTAGCTTCTTTACTAAATAAGGCATTGATATTTTGGCTGGCTGATTTTCGGTCGTCAAATGTGGTGACATAAACAATGTTGGTAGCCATTTTCAATATTCTGGTCATACCTCTTGGGTCGATTTTCCTGATATCAAACATACTCTCATACCTGATGAGACCGGGCACGTCCTCTTCAAATACATCTCTCAACGCATCTCCAACAGGACCTTCCCATTTGGTGGAATCTATAACCAAAATGATTTCACCAATGGAACCTCTGGCTTTAGGTTTGGTGGAAGAGGAACCCCCTTCACCTTCTCCACAACTGAAAAGTATATTTGATCCAATAATAAAGATTATTGGTAGGAATAAATTTCTTAGATTTTTCATAATAAATTAGTATTGACCTGACAAGTAATTAATAATCGAAGATGGAAAAAATAATTTACTAATAAAATAGTTTAACCGATTATTAACTTTTGCCCAGGCTTAATTTGATTGGTGTTTAAGTTGTTGAGCTTTTTAATTTGGTCAACAGTGACACCATTGAGTTTTTTTGAAATCAACCAAAGAGAATCACCGGGCTGCACGGTATATGTTTTTGGATTTTCTCCTGCTATCTCATTTCTGTTGTCAGCCTGCGCAATTGTTTTTTCAAA
This window of the Aquiflexum balticum DSM 16537 genome carries:
- a CDS encoding DUF4837 family protein, with protein sequence MKNLRNLFLPIIFIIGSNILFSCGEGEGGSSSTKPKARGSIGEIILVIDSTKWEGPVGDALRDVFEEDVPGLIRYESMFDIRKIDPRGMTRILKMATNIVYVTTFDDRKSASQNINALFSKEAKEKAAADPDLYFLRTADEFAQGQEVVYLFGNNEEELIKNIRQNKGKLQNLFQVRERARMEKILLSRKSSGAKIAGEQLGLSVNVPASYQIVKSENDFLWLRQPTPRTDRADISMFFYSTDYNSEEQVFPESILELRNKITKMHIYGDPQNKNSFLTIERVDPSPVFRNFRIKNNYAVEIRGGWKTNNLSMGGSFLAYVIIDEEKGKLYYMEGFVYYPNEAHREAIREIETVLLSTELLTEENKRG
- a CDS encoding NADP-dependent malic enzyme → MAIKIRKQDALNYHSQGKPGKIEVIPTKPLSSQLDLALAYSPGVAEPCLEIADDKEKVYKYTAKGNLVAVISNGTAVLGLGNIGPEASKPVMEGKGVLFKKFAGIDVFDIEIDETDPKKLIQIIKSLEPTFGGVNLEDIKSPECFEIEQTLKKEMNIPVMHDDQHGTAIISGAALLNALEVSGKKIDEIKLVVNGAGASAVSCTRFYMSLGVKKENIVMCDSKGAIRSDRDDLDDIKKEFTTERNVKTLTEAMTGADVFLGLSKGNILTPDQLNLMAPNPIVFALANPDPEIAYDLAMETRDDLIMATGRSDYPNQVNNVLGFPYIFRGALDVRATSINEEMKLAAAKAIAAMAKEPIPEIVNKAYGDNKITFGKFYLIPKPLDPRLITTIAPAVAKAAMDSGVAKTMILDWEAYELELQERIGIDQRLMLRVVTRAKKNPKRVVFAEADNIKILKAVQVLKDEKVAIPILLGNKEKIDFLIQENNLDMTGVPIVDPYLDEEKLKHFGDILFEKRKRKGLTPQECHRLMKDRNYYGAMMVELGEADALISGLTKDYPKTILPALQVIGVKEGTDRVAGMYIMNTSKGPFFFSDTTVNVNPTADQLVEIIGLTANGVKFFDIEPRIAVLSYSNFGSAKGDVASKTAKATLMAKAKFPELVIEGEMQANVALNEEIQIGNYPFSDLIGKKANTLIFPDLSSGNIAYKLLSELGNAEAIGPILLGMNKPVHILQLGSSIREIINMVAVAVVDAQTQELK
- the ruvA gene encoding Holliday junction branch migration protein RuvA, producing MIAYLKGKLAYKDPTFVIIDISGVGYQVKISLQTYTQIKDEEQIMLLTFQHIKEDAHTLYGFKEESEKKLFLNLISISGVGPNTALMILSSLSSDELEHAIIQEDVRTIQNVKGVGIKTAQRIILELKDKITKEASGSSPIQSSAFGKTSNKIKEEALQALLTLGFPKLAAEKNIAAVLKKSASEISLEELIKASLKNP